A window from Prinia subflava isolate CZ2003 ecotype Zambia chromosome Z, Cam_Psub_1.2, whole genome shotgun sequence encodes these proteins:
- the BRS3 gene encoding bombesin receptor subtype-3, protein MSQLYLQSANQTSCASVDGTELKSSSDNETMSEEWTEDSFPGLEILCIIYITYAVIISVGLLGNAILIKVFFKIKSMQTVPNIFITSLAFGDLLLLLTCVPIDATRYIVDTWLFGRIGCKLLSFIQLTSVGVSVFTLTVLSADRYRAIVKPLELQTSDALLKTCCKAGCVWIVSMIFAIPEAVFSDLYSFSNPEKNVTFEACAPYPVSEKILQEVHSLICFLVFYIVPLAVISVYYFLIARTLYKSASNMPAEEHGHARKQIESRKRVAKTVLVLVGLFAFCWLPNHILYLYRSFTYHTSVDASTFHLIATIFSRALAFSNSCVNPFALYWLSKSFRQHFKKQVSCCKAAFCAKPPSAPQSSSPTRALSVSGSMHGSEISVTLLTDYSITKEEESV, encoded by the exons ATGTCTCAATTATACTTGCAATCAGCTAACCAGACTTCATGTGCATCTGTGGATGGTACAGAACTGAAATCAAGCTCTGATAATGAAACCATGAGTGAAGAATGGACCGAAGACTCCTTTCCAGGATTGGAAATACTGTGCATAATTTATATTACATATGCTGTGATAATTTCAGTGGGTCTCCTTGGAAATGCAATACTCATCAAAGTTTTTTTCAAGATTAAATCAATGCAGACGGTTCCTAACATCTTCATCACCAGCCTGGCATTTGGAGACCTGCTGCTTTTGTTAACGTGTGTGCCTATAGATGCAACACGTTACATTGTGGATACCTGGCTCTTTGGAAGAATTGGGTGCAAGCTGCTGTCTTTCATCCAGTTAACATCAGTTGGAGTATCAGTGTTTACCCTGACTGTTCTCAGTGCTGACAG GTACAGAGCCATTGTTAAACCCTTGGAACTGCAGACTTCAGATGCGCTCCTGAAGACCTGCTGTAAAGCCGGCTGTGTTTGGATTGTCTCCATGATATTTGCTATCCCAGAGGCTGTTTTTTCAGATTTGTATTCTTTCAGCAATCCTGAGAAAAATGTAACTTTTGAGGCGTGTGCCCCCTATCCTGTATCTGAGAAGATCCTGCAGGAAGTTCACTCCCTGATTTGCTTCTTAGTGTTCTACATTGTGCCCTTAGCTGTCATTTCTGTCTACTACTTTCTTATTGCCAGAACTTTATATAAAAGTGCATCCAACATGCCAGCTGAAGAACATGGTCATGCCCGTAAGCAG ATCGAATCCCGCAAGAGAGTTGCAAAGACAGTGTTGGTGCTTGTGGGCCTATTTGCCTTCTGCTGGCTGCCCAACCACATCCTCTACCTGTACCGCTCTTTCACGTACCACACCTCTGTCGATGCTTCCACCTTCCATCTGATAGCAACTATTTTTTCCCGTGCCTTGGCCTTCAGCAATTCCTGCGTCAATCCTTTTGCTCTTTACTGGCTGAGCAAAAGCTTCCggcaacattttaaaaagcaagtcTCATGCTGCAAGGCAGCATTCTGTGCAAAgcctcccagtgctccccagaGCAGTTCTCCTACCAGAGCCTTGTCAGTCTCAGGCAGCATGCATGGCTCAGAAATCAGTGTTACACTGCTAACAGATTATAGCATCACGAAAGAAGAGGAAAGTGTTTAG
- the HTATSF1 gene encoding 17S U2 SnRNP complex component HTATSF1, translated as MSGGDGNEEFYRQLQLQQQYEAKPAEGEGEGESDPFTYVDPADGAAYEWDLEKKAWFPKITEDFLATYHANYGFNADETDTSSASGTATESKQPVSSKTSGTQPSANETGQKQTDPKQKSEKRKLEPGWFHVEEDRNTNVYVTGLPPDITKDEFVQVMSKCGIIMRDPQTEEHKIKLYKDKEGNLKGDGLCCYLKRESVQLALRLLDEAEIRGYKLHVEVAKFQLKGEYDASKKKKKCKDYKKKLSQQQKQLDWRPEKKDGATRMRHERIVIIRNMFHPKDFEEDPLVLNEIREDLRTECEKFGQVKKVLIFDRHPDGVASVSFKEATEADLCKVTLNGRWFGGRQLSAETWDGVTDYQVEETAREREERLKVWESFLGDPDAKEQQTTSDSNSASSSVKLPEGKQLPEVNDTPKEDAAPERANNGEGINEDGAPSTDSSLAGSDGEADT; from the exons aTGAGCGGCGGGGACGGAAACGAGGAGTTCTaccggcagctgcagctccagcagcagtaCGAGGCCAAGCCAGCCGAGGGCGAAGGCGAGGGAGAGTCCGACCCCTTTACCTACGTGGACCCGGCGGACGGGGCGGCCTACGAGTGGGACCTGGAGAAGAAGGCCTGGTTCCCCAAG ATAACAGAAGATTTCCTGGCAACCTATCATGCCAACTATGGCTTCAATGCAGATGAGACAGATACTTCATCTGCTTCTGGTACAGCCACTGAAAGTAAGCAACCAGTAAGTTCTAAGACATCAGGAACACAACCATCAGCAAATGAGACaggacaaaaacaaacagatccGAAACAAAAATCGGAAAAACGGAAGCTAGAGCCAG GGTGGTTTCATGTTGAAGAAGACAGAAACACAAATGTTTATGTGACAG GTTTACCTCCAGACATCACAAAAGATGAATTTGTACAAGTCATGTCAAAATGTGGTATCATCATGCGAGATCCTCAGACAGAAGAACACAAAATCAAACTGTACAAAGATAAGGAAGGCAATCTTAAAGGAGATGGCCTCTGTTGTTATCTGAAG AGAGAATCGGTTCAACTTGCTTTGAGGCTTTTGGATGAAGCAGAAATCCGAGGCTATAAATTGCATGTGGAAGTTGCAAAGTTCCAACTGAAGGGGGAGTATGATGCaagcaaaaagaagaagaaatgtaaaGACTACAAGAAGAAGTTGTCACAACAGCAgaa ACAGCTGGATTGGAGGCCGGAGAAGAAAGATGGAGCAACTCGAATGCGGCATGAACGCATCGTTATTATCAGGAATATGTTTCACCCCAAGGACTTTGAG GAGGACCCTTTAGTGCTAAATGAGATAAGAGAAGATCTGCGGACTGAATGTGAGAAGTTTGGTCAAGTAAAGAAGGTTCTCATATTTGAT AGGCATCCTGATGGCGTCGCTTCTGTGTCATTTAAAGAAGCAACAGAAGCTGATCTATGCAAGGTGACTCTAAATGGAAGGTGGTTTGGTGGCCGTCAGCTCAGTGCTGAAACATGGGATGGTGTAACGGATTATCAG GTGGAGGAGACTgcaagagaaagggaagaaaggctTAAGGTGTGGGAGTCATTTTTAGGGGATCCAGATGCAAAGGAGCAGCAAACTACATCTGATTCAAATTCTGCATCAAGTAGTGTTAAACTGCCTGAAGGGAAACAACTTCCAGAGGTTAATGACACCCCTAAGGAGGATGCAGCTCCTGAGAGGGCGAATAATGGTGAGGGTATCAATGAAGATGGAGCTCCATCCACAGACAGCAGCCTTGCAGGCAGTGATGGTGAAGCTGATACATAA